ACGTCCGATGTTTCCAACCCCGAACGTTCGGGTCCGAACAGGATTGCGCTGCGGCCCGGTTGAGTGTGGATCTCGCGCGAGGCCTGCTCGGGTGTGACGACCGGCTTGGTCACCCCGCGTTTGCGCACAGTAGTCGCGTAGACGTTCGCGCAATCGGCTACAGCGTCGGCGACGCTTTCGAACACCTTGGCGTTTTCGAGGATCGAGTCCGCACCTGAGGCAGCGGGCCCGGCAGAGGGGTTCGGCCAACCGTCGCGCGGAGTCACCAGCCGCATTTCGGTCAGCCCGAAATTGAGCATCGCTCGCGCGGCCTTGCCGATATTCTCGCCCAGCTGCGGGCGGACCAGCACGATGACGGGAGGGTCAGCCCTTTCCAGCATCGCGCACAGTGCTGGCAAATTCCTCGAAGTCCCTCGCTTCGGAAAAGTCGCGATAGACGCTGGCGAAGCGGATGTACGCGACGCTGTCGAGCTGGCGCAGTCCGTCCATCACCATCTCGCCGATCCGGGCCGAGGCAATCTCGCCGTCCCCTGCAGTTTCTACCTGTCGTTGGATGCCCGACACGAGCTGGTCGATCCGTTCCTGGTCGATTCCGCGTTTGCGGCAAGCCAGGGCAACCGACTGTTCGATCTTGGCCCGCTCGAACGGTTCGCGCCGGTCGCCCGATTTGACGATCGTGACGTCGCGCAACTGCACCCGCTCGAAAGTCGTGAAGCGCGCGCCGCAGCTCTCGCACTGGCGGCGACGGCGGATCGCGGTGTTGTCTTCGGTCGGGCGGCTGTCCTTGACCTGCGAATCGTCATGGGCACAGAATGGACAGCGCATTCGCGGCGACTTACTTCTTGATGCGGTTGTAAAGCGCGATGCCGACGCCAGCGGCGAGACCGACCGGCCAGGTTACGATCGGCAGAAGCCCACCTGCGAGTGCGCCGATGGCTGCTCCTGCAAGGACAGGTTTGGTGCCGGGATGGTGCATCCCTTCCTTGGCCATGCCCGAAACTTCGGTCTTGAGATCCTCGACCCAGTCCTGTCCGTCATTGTTACCAGCCATTTGCCTCACCTCCCGGGATAGACGGGGAACGCCGCGCACAACTCGCCAACCCGGCGGCGCACGCTTTCTTCGATTTGCGCATCGCCTTCGGCACCGTTCTTGGACAACCCATCGACGACTTCGGCGATCAGCCCGCCGATCTGGCGGAACTCGTCCGGGCCGAACCCGCGGGTGGTCCCGGCGGGCGAACCCAGGCGAATGCCGCTGGTCACGAACGGGCTTCGCGTGTCGTAGGGAATACCATTCTTGTTGCACGTGAGCCAAGCCCGATCGAGGCCCTTTTCGGCATCCTTGCCGGTCACGTCCTTCGCGGTCAGGTCGACCAGCATCGAGTGATTGTCGGTCCCGCCCGAAACCACCCGCAAGCCGCCTGCCTCGATACCTTCGGCCATTGCCCGGGCATTCGCGATCACGCGGGCCGCGTAATCCTTGAAATCGGGCCGCAGCGCCTCTGCGAAGGCAACCGCCTTGGCAGCGACGATGTGCATCAGCGGGCCGCCTTGCAGCCCCGGGAACACCGCCATGTTGAGCGGCTTGGTCAGTGCCTCATCGTTCCACAGGATCACTCCGGAACGCGGGCCGCGCAGGCTCTTGTGTGTGGTGGTCGTCACGACATG
Above is a window of Tsuneonella mangrovi DNA encoding:
- a CDS encoding RNA methyltransferase translates to MLERADPPVIVLVRPQLGENIGKAARAMLNFGLTEMRLVTPRDGWPNPSAGPAASGADSILENAKVFESVADAVADCANVYATTVRKRGVTKPVVTPEQASREIHTQPGRSAILFGPERSGLETSDVALARAILTVPINPEFGSLNLAQAVILCAYEWSKGVDLATPTTEDLLPPAPQEELEGLIGHIETLLGPKGYFFPESRAEATRLTLRNVLTKPGWNHLEVRTLRGVLSALEKPPRN
- the nrdR gene encoding transcriptional regulator NrdR, producing the protein MRCPFCAHDDSQVKDSRPTEDNTAIRRRRQCESCGARFTTFERVQLRDVTIVKSGDRREPFERAKIEQSVALACRKRGIDQERIDQLVSGIQRQVETAGDGEIASARIGEMVMDGLRQLDSVAYIRFASVYRDFSEARDFEEFASTVRDAGKG